The sequence below is a genomic window from Aminivibrio sp..
CTCGGCTTTGTCGCGGATGCTGCATCCGTTGAGGATGACCACGTCGGCCTCCTCCTCGTGAACCTCGGTCCATCCCCGTTCTTTCAGCGCTGTTTTCATTTTGTCGCCGTCATAGACATTCATCTGACAGCCGTAAACTTTCAGGGCATATCGGTACACGGAAGAACTCCTCCCGGCGGTTTTGAATTGAAGACACTCGGTCAGAAATTGATTATACCCCGTAACGGGAAGAATGAAAAATTCGGTTCGCCCACCTAAATCCGCAGGTTTTTCAGGCAGAGGGAGTGTCGCCGGGCACAGCGCCCGGGCCGAGAAACCGACACGGATGTCGGTTTCAGGTGCAGTTGTCAAGGACGACAATCTGCACCCCCCGCCCAAGCGTTCCCCGGTGACACTCCCCGCTGCCTGCGGATTTAGGACACTCCCCGCTGCCTGCGGATTTAGGACACTCCCCGCTGCCTGCGGATTTAGGGCCCATGTAGTAGAATAGAGAAAAACGGCCGAGGGGGTATTGAAAGTGAAACATTTTCGTTTTTTCTTGCCGGCTCTTCCGGCTCTCCTGATAATCCTGGCCTTTCCGGGCACTGCCCCGGCATGGACTCTTCCCGACATTCCCGGCTTCACCGGAGAGGAAGTACAGCGGACTCCGCTGGAGGCTCCATCGGGTAATTTCGGTGAATGGCTTGTTCGGGTCTACACCGCCGGCGGGGGGCGGACACTGAAGGCCACCCTGATGGCCGGCCCCGGAGCCGGAGAGCTTCGTACTCCCCCTGAAGGCTTCTCGGCCGATGACCGGCCTCTGGGATTCGGTTCTTCCTACGAGGGACTCACCGTCGAAGGGAAACGGGCTCTCCTGGAGGAAGTCCCCTCGGTGGGGCAGGCCCTGGCGGTTGCCCTGACCGACGAAGCCACTCTCACTCTCGAATCGTCTTCCCTGTCCCGGGAGGACATGGTTTCGGCAGCCTCATACATCGTGAAGTCCCTGCAATAAAAAGGAGGCCTTTCGGCCTCCTTTTTTTATTGCGTTTTACTCCTCGGGCTCGAACATATCCTTGCCCACGGCACAGACCGGGCAAACCCAATCGTCGGGAATGTCTTTAAAAGCTGTTCCGGGAGCCACCCCCGAATCGGGATCGCCCTCGGCGGGGTCGTAGACATAGCCGCACACGGTGCACACATACTTTTTCATGAGATATCCCCCTTCTGGTGTTCTTCGTGATTGTGTTTCCTGAAGATCATTATATCTATTTCCGGCAAGAAAAGGCAACCGGAGAAACAGATTCCGCTGATTCTCCCCCGGCACGTCACAGCGCGGGGGCTTCCCTTCCCTCCCCGCCGGAGAGGCAAACCGCGCCGCCGGCGGTGACGAGGTAGTCGTCCTCGATCCTCATGCCGCCCCAGCCCTCGATATAGATGCCCGGCTCAACGGTGACCACGTCCCCTTCCTCCAGGACGTCCCTGGAGTGGGGAGAGAGCCGCGGCACTTCGTGAACCTCCATCCCGAGGCCGTGCCCGAGGCCGTGGGGGAAATGCTTTCCCCATCCCCGGCGGGTGATCACGTCCCTGGCGACGGCATCCACAGCCTTGCCTTCCACACCGGGGCGGAGGGCCTCCACGGCCCGCTGATGGGCTTCCAGGAGGGTGTCCTGGATATCCCTGCTCTGGGGGGAGAGAGGGCCGATGGTAAAGTTTCTGGTCAGGTCGGACATGTACCCCTCCACTGTGGCGCCGAAATCCACGGTGACGATGTCCCCCTTCCGGAAGGCCCGGTCGGTGGGTACGCCGTGGGGCAGGGCGCTCCGCTCGCCGGAGGCGACGATGAATTCGTTGTTCCTCCATCCCCCTTCGGCGCCGTTTTTCCTCAGGGTGTATTCAAGCAGGGCGTTGAACTCCTTCTCCGTCATGCCCTCCCGGACCTCAAGGTAGGCATGATAGGCCAGGGCGGCCGCCTTCCGGATGAGGGCCGCCTCGCCCTCTTCCTTCCTCCGCCGCAGGGAGGGTAGAAGCCCGGAGCAATCTTTCCAGACAGAGACCGATGGTTCGAGGGCGCTGAAAATGGAAACGGAGAGCCGCTCCGCCTCGAATCCGGCGGTTTCCCACCGTCCCTGCCGCAGAATGTCCGCCGTCTTTCCCTGGAGGGATCCGCCATCCACAATGACGATGTCGAAAGGCGACTCTGCCCGGGCCTGGAGAGCATAGCGACCGTCAGTAAGGAGATAGTTCCTGTCCTCCGACACGACGAGGGCGCCGCTGCTTCCCCGGAAGCCGCTCAGGTAGGTCATGGACTCGCTGTTGTACCGCTCCGCCACCACAAGGACGAAAACATCCGCTCCTTCCTGCCCGAGGCGTTCCCGGAGACGGGCAACCCGTCCGGAAATTCCTTCCCTGTTCATGGAGTCATTCTCCCTTCGACCGGCCGAGCAGGCCCCATAATTCCTCGGCGACGTTGTCGGGACAGTTTCCCCGGCCCCCGACGAACCGTCCTGCCGAAGCGGCGGGAATCCCCTTCTTCGCCAGCCTCGCCAAGGCTTCCTCCTCGTGTTCGGGAGCCACCACCGCCAGGAGGACTCCGGAGGAGATGAGATGGAAGGGATCGAATCCCAGGCCCTGACGCGCCCGTTCAGTAAGAGGTGAGAGGGGGATTTTCCCGTAGTCCAGCTCGACGCCGAGACTGCTGAGCCGCATGATCTCCGCTATGCCCCCCCCGATGCCCCCCTCGGTGGGGTCGTGAAGGAACCGGGCGATGTCCCGGAGGCACTTCGCTTCCTCAAGGACCGAGATGTCCTCCAGCCAGCCGGCGGCCTCCCGGACGCCATCGGGACCGATGACAGGTTCCAGGAGGTCGGGCCTGTCCGAGGCAAGGATGGCCATACCCTCGAGGCCGGCATGTTTCGTGAGAATCAGCCTGTCCCCGGGACGAATGTCCGTGGCCCGGTGGGCGTATTCCGTCGGGCCCATCATTGTTCCCACGAGAACGGGCTGGTCGTAGCGGTCCGTAAGTTCCGTATGGCCTCCCACCACTGCCGCCCCTATGGAGAGGCAGGCCTCGTGGATTTCCCTCATGAGGCCTTCCACCATGGGAATGCCCTGCCTGGAGGGGATGAGGAGGGTGACCACGAAAAATGAAGGGTCTCCTCCTTTGCAGGCGATGTCGTTGGCATTGATGTGGACGAGAAATTTCCCCGCTCCTGCGGACGCCCCGACTATGGGGTCGGAGGCCACTGCCACGTATTTTCCATCCGGCCACCGGATGAGCGCGGCATCTTCCCCTATGCCGGGACCGATAATCACCTCGGGCCGGGATGCCCCGCAGAACCGGAAAATGCTTCCTTCAAGCTGACCCGGGGGAAGTTTCCCCACCGGAGACTGATTCATGTGCTTCACCTCTTCGCAGGCTGAAAATGCAGCCGCAGTAGGACTGCCTGTAGAGACCGAGCTCCTTCGACATGGCGACGGAGCGGACAAAACCGTTGTTCTTCCGGAAGATCCTTGACAGCCACCGTAGGCCGAAAGCCCGAGCCGTTTCCTCCCCGATGGCGTTGATGAGCGCCCCGTCCTTGTGGGGACTGATGGTCAGGGTGGTGGAGAGCAAAGGGATACCCTCGCGGAGGGCCGCCCGTGCCGCCCCCTCGAGCCGAAGCCTGAAGCAGAGGGCGCACCGCCTGCCGCCCTCCGGCTCCCCCGCCAGGGGCGAGGCCGCCTCCATCCACGAAGGAGTGCAGGTATCCTCCACGATGACGGGAACTCTTCCCGCCGCGAGGAAGACGAGGGCCTCCCTTCGTTTTTCTTCCTCTTCCGCAGGGTGGATATTGGCGCCGTACCAGTAGAGAGTCACGGCATACCCCTCCGCCGAAAGATCGGCGAGGGGCACCGTGGCGTCAGGAGCACAGCATGCGTGGAGAAGAAGCCGTTGTCCCACGGGTCCGGCTATTTTCCCGAAAGGGACTCGAAGGCTTTCGCCAGGGAGACCTCGTCGAGGCCCATGGCTGCGATGACGTCGGGGGAGCTGCCGGACTCTCCGTAGGTGTGCACCCCCACGGCCCTGAAGGATGCGCTGAGCCCCAGCTCCGTCATCCGGGCGGCGAGGATGGACCCCATGCCGCTGTTCACCGAGTGGTCCTCGCAGGTGAGAATACGGCCCGTGGCCGCCGCTTCCTGCAGGGCCCCGTCGTCGGGGGCGAGAGGACTGGACACGCAGTACACAGACACCTCCATGCCGTGTTTCTCTCGGAGAATGTCCCGGGCTTTCACAGCCCGCTCCGTCATGGCGCCGAGGGCGAAGATGGCGCCGTCCTTCCCGGGGCGCACTTGTACCGCTTCCCCGTAGCGAAAACGGTAGTCGCCTCCGAAGAGAGGGTGTGCTTTTTCATCCGTCAGGACGTCGAGCTTGCTCCGGCCCATGGCGATGCAGACGCACCCCGCCTCGCCGAGGGCCCAGCGGGTGGCCCTGTCCGTCTGGTTGGGGTCTCCGGGCACCACGAGCTTCCAGCCGAAGGTGTTCCGGAGCAGCCCCACGTAGTCGATGGCCTGGTGGGTTTTGCCGTCCTCGCCCACGTCGAGGCCCACGTGGGTAAGCACCGTCTTGAGGTTGGCGGAATTGATGTCGTTCAGCCGCTGCTGGTTGTACACCTCGCACAGGCCGAAGACGCCGAAATCGGCCCACAGGGAGACCACGCCGGCAGTGGAAGCGGCCCCGGCGGCGGTAGCGGTGGAATGTTCCTGGATGCCCGCCTGGATGAACCAGTCGGGGCATTTTTTCGCGAAGTCCCCCGTCTTCACCGAGCCGGCAAGGTCGCAGTCGAAGACGAGAAGGGGCGTTCCGCCTTCCTTCCCGTAGTTTTTTTCGCCCACGTCGGCGAGGGCGGTACCGAAGGCGGAGCGGTTGTCCGTCTTCTTGTCCGCTCCGTAGGTGACGGGGTCTCCAAGATCGAGGTCCGCCTTCGCGGGCGCCACGTGTCTTCCTGCGGGGACCGGTGCCGACTCGCGAATTTTCCTTGCCTCGTCGAGAAGGGACGGGTCGCCGCCGAGCTCCTTCATGGCCTGGACGTACAGTTCCGTTCGGGGAGCCTTGCCGTGGAATTCAGGCGTGTTTTCCATGAAGGACACTCCCCTGCCCATGACGGTCCGGCACAGGATGACCGTGGGCCTGCCACAGGACACGCTCAGGCGGAGGGCGGTGTAGAGTTCCCGGAAGGAGTGGCCGTCGCATTCCATCACGTTCCATCCGTCGGCCTTCCAGAGGGCGGGGATGTCCGCGGGCATGACCGATTCGATGGTTCCCGAGATCTGGATGTTGTTCCAGTCCACCAGCGCGGTGATATTGGCGAGATTCTCCTTGACGGCGATCCGCCGGGCCTCGGCACTCTGGCCCTTGGTCTGCTCGCCGTCCCCCATGAGAACGTAAGTTCGCTTGCCGTTGTTCCTTGCTTTCTGGGCGAGGGCGAAGCCGACTCCTGCGGAAAGGCCTTGGCCGAGGTTGCCGCTTCCCCAGTCGATGCCCGGCACGTCCCGCTCCACGTGACCCTGGAATGGGGAACCACACTGGCGGAAATGGGCAACTGCGTCCATGGGCGGGAAGAATCCCCACTCCGCGAGGGCGGCGTAAGCTCCCGGCGAGGTGTGGCCGTGGCTGACGGAAACATAGTCCCGGTCAAGTCCCGAACAATTCTCCGGCGTCAGGTCCGCAACGCCGTAGACGGTCAGATACATTTCCGTGCTCGAAAGGGAACCGGCAGGGTGGCCGCTCTCCGCGAGGGTGACCATGGTGACTGCGTTTCGTCTGCAGCGTGCGGCGGCTTCCTCGAGGGCACGGACCATGGCATCATCGAGGGAGCCGACGGAAAAATTCTTTAGTGCGGGAAGGTTCATTTTCGTATCGCCTCCTTGAATTGTGACGATACCCATTATACC
It includes:
- the rd gene encoding rubredoxin translates to MKKYVCTVCGYVYDPAEGDPDSGVAPGTAFKDIPDDWVCPVCAVGKDMFEPEE
- a CDS encoding Xaa-Pro peptidase family protein, producing the protein MNREGISGRVARLRERLGQEGADVFVLVVAERYNSESMTYLSGFRGSSGALVVSEDRNYLLTDGRYALQARAESPFDIVIVDGGSLQGKTADILRQGRWETAGFEAERLSVSIFSALEPSVSVWKDCSGLLPSLRRRKEEGEAALIRKAAALAYHAYLEVREGMTEKEFNALLEYTLRKNGAEGGWRNNEFIVASGERSALPHGVPTDRAFRKGDIVTVDFGATVEGYMSDLTRNFTIGPLSPQSRDIQDTLLEAHQRAVEALRPGVEGKAVDAVARDVITRRGWGKHFPHGLGHGLGMEVHEVPRLSPHSRDVLEEGDVVTVEPGIYIEGWGGMRIEDDYLVTAGGAVCLSGGEGREAPAL
- a CDS encoding AIR synthase related protein — translated: MNQSPVGKLPPGQLEGSIFRFCGASRPEVIIGPGIGEDAALIRWPDGKYVAVASDPIVGASAGAGKFLVHINANDIACKGGDPSFFVVTLLIPSRQGIPMVEGLMREIHEACLSIGAAVVGGHTELTDRYDQPVLVGTMMGPTEYAHRATDIRPGDRLILTKHAGLEGMAILASDRPDLLEPVIGPDGVREAAGWLEDISVLEEAKCLRDIARFLHDPTEGGIGGGIAEIMRLSSLGVELDYGKIPLSPLTERARQGLGFDPFHLISSGVLLAVVAPEHEEEALARLAKKGIPAASAGRFVGGRGNCPDNVAEELWGLLGRSKGE
- a CDS encoding epoxyqueuosine reductase QueH, translated to MGQRLLLHACCAPDATVPLADLSAEGYAVTLYWYGANIHPAEEEEKRREALVFLAAGRVPVIVEDTCTPSWMEAASPLAGEPEGGRRCALCFRLRLEGAARAALREGIPLLSTTLTISPHKDGALINAIGEETARAFGLRWLSRIFRKNNGFVRSVAMSKELGLYRQSYCGCIFSLRRGEAHESVSGGETSPGSA
- a CDS encoding transketolase, producing the protein MNLPALKNFSVGSLDDAMVRALEEAAARCRRNAVTMVTLAESGHPAGSLSSTEMYLTVYGVADLTPENCSGLDRDYVSVSHGHTSPGAYAALAEWGFFPPMDAVAHFRQCGSPFQGHVERDVPGIDWGSGNLGQGLSAGVGFALAQKARNNGKRTYVLMGDGEQTKGQSAEARRIAVKENLANITALVDWNNIQISGTIESVMPADIPALWKADGWNVMECDGHSFRELYTALRLSVSCGRPTVILCRTVMGRGVSFMENTPEFHGKAPRTELYVQAMKELGGDPSLLDEARKIRESAPVPAGRHVAPAKADLDLGDPVTYGADKKTDNRSAFGTALADVGEKNYGKEGGTPLLVFDCDLAGSVKTGDFAKKCPDWFIQAGIQEHSTATAAGAASTAGVVSLWADFGVFGLCEVYNQQRLNDINSANLKTVLTHVGLDVGEDGKTHQAIDYVGLLRNTFGWKLVVPGDPNQTDRATRWALGEAGCVCIAMGRSKLDVLTDEKAHPLFGGDYRFRYGEAVQVRPGKDGAIFALGAMTERAVKARDILREKHGMEVSVYCVSSPLAPDDGALQEAAATGRILTCEDHSVNSGMGSILAARMTELGLSASFRAVGVHTYGESGSSPDVIAAMGLDEVSLAKAFESLSGK